One window of Vibrio sinaloensis genomic DNA carries:
- a CDS encoding SLC13 family permease, whose amino-acid sequence MPKIDSGVLIKLLISFGLPIGVLLMPIDWIPIDDLTLIQHRLLAIFLLAALLWVLEPVPVFATSILIIALELVMISNKGLHLFRTPPAGHDLGELMNYTDIFSAFSSPIIILFMGGFALAIAASKYELDNNLARVLLRPFGHQPKFIMLGLMLITAVFSMFMSNTATTVMMLALLGPIVASAPKGDLGIKALVLCIPIAANTGGIATPIGTPPNAIALQYLTGANSIDFLTWMMMGLPFVIVQLTIAWFLLQKLFPASQQTMTLKLDGQFQKNWRAIVVYVTFAATILLWMTTKVHGMNTYVVSIIPLAVFTLTGIMGKSELKLINWDVLWLVAGGIAIGIGLDKTGLASALAHAIDYESLSPIAVVLTMSLVCWVMANFMSNTATANLLMPIAAAIGASMESLSSVGGLQGLLVVVAFSASLGIILPVSTPPNSLAYSTGLIESKDMAKTGIIIGVIGLTLVYVGALILT is encoded by the coding sequence ATGCCCAAGATTGACTCTGGCGTTCTGATAAAACTATTGATCAGTTTCGGCCTGCCGATTGGTGTGCTGCTGATGCCCATTGATTGGATTCCAATCGATGACCTCACCCTCATTCAACATCGTTTGTTGGCGATATTTCTACTGGCGGCGCTGCTTTGGGTGCTCGAGCCAGTCCCGGTGTTTGCCACTTCGATTCTGATTATTGCCCTAGAGCTGGTGATGATCTCCAACAAAGGCTTGCATCTGTTTAGAACTCCGCCTGCGGGTCACGATTTGGGGGAGTTGATGAATTACACCGATATTTTCAGTGCGTTTTCATCTCCGATCATCATTCTGTTTATGGGGGGCTTTGCCCTCGCCATTGCCGCCTCCAAATACGAACTCGATAACAACCTCGCCCGAGTGTTACTTCGCCCCTTTGGCCATCAGCCCAAGTTTATAATGCTGGGCTTAATGCTGATCACTGCGGTGTTCTCGATGTTTATGTCGAATACGGCCACCACAGTTATGATGCTGGCACTGCTAGGACCGATTGTCGCATCAGCGCCGAAGGGAGATTTAGGCATAAAAGCCTTGGTGCTTTGTATTCCAATTGCGGCCAACACCGGGGGCATCGCTACCCCTATCGGCACGCCACCGAACGCGATTGCCTTGCAGTACCTAACCGGAGCAAACAGTATCGACTTTTTAACCTGGATGATGATGGGCCTGCCGTTTGTTATTGTTCAGCTCACTATCGCTTGGTTCTTACTGCAAAAACTTTTCCCTGCCTCACAACAAACCATGACCTTAAAACTGGATGGTCAGTTCCAGAAAAACTGGCGTGCCATCGTTGTTTACGTGACTTTTGCAGCCACGATTTTGTTGTGGATGACCACCAAAGTGCATGGGATGAACACCTACGTGGTCTCGATCATTCCACTCGCGGTGTTTACGCTCACTGGGATTATGGGCAAATCTGAACTCAAGCTAATCAACTGGGATGTGCTGTGGTTAGTGGCAGGCGGTATCGCGATAGGGATCGGGCTCGATAAAACCGGACTCGCGTCAGCGCTTGCCCACGCTATCGATTATGAGTCGCTATCACCCATTGCGGTGGTTCTGACTATGTCGTTGGTGTGTTGGGTGATGGCGAACTTTATGTCCAATACCGCCACGGCTAACTTGCTGATGCCGATTGCCGCTGCCATTGGCGCCTCAATGGAGAGCTTATCCAGCGTGGGTGGCTTGCAAGGTCTATTGGTGGTTGTAGCGTTCTCAGCCTCTCTAGGGATTATCTTACCCGTCTCGACGCCACCAAACTCTTTGGCTTACTCCACTGGCCTAATCGAAAGTAAAGATATGGCCAAAACCGGCATCATCATCGGCGTCATCGGCTTAACGCTCGTCTATGTTGGCGCGCTGATCCTGACTTAA
- the gpmM gene encoding 2,3-bisphosphoglycerate-independent phosphoglycerate mutase, with amino-acid sequence MTAKKPMALVILDGYGHREETASNAIANANTPVLDSLFANKPNTLISASGMDVGLPDGQMGNSEVGHTNIGAGRVVYQDLTRITKSIADGEFEHTPALVEAVDTAVKAGKAVHIMGLMSPGGVHSHEDHIYAAVEMAAARGAEKIYLHCFLDGRDTPPRSAENSLQRFQDLFAKLGKGRIASLVGRYYAMDRDNNWDRVQVAYDLLTQANAEFTYDSAVAGLEAAYARDENDEFVKATAIKAEGQEDAVMQDGDAVIFMNYRADRARQITRTFVPAFDGFERAVFPAINFVMLTQYAADIPLAIAFPPASLENTYGEWLSKQGKTQLRISETEKYAHVTFFFNGGVENEFEGEERQLVASPKVATYDLQPEMSSEELTEKMVAAIKSGKYDAIICNYPNPDMVGHTGVYEAAEKAIEAVDSCVGKVVAAIEEVGGQLLITADHGNAEMMVDPETGGTHTAHTNLPVPLIYVGDKQVEFKQGGKLSDLAPTMLSLTGLEIPAEMTGEVLVK; translated from the coding sequence ATGACAGCTAAGAAGCCAATGGCTCTAGTTATTCTTGACGGTTACGGTCACCGTGAAGAGACAGCAAGCAACGCAATCGCAAACGCGAACACACCCGTTTTGGATAGCCTGTTTGCTAACAAACCTAATACTCTCATCTCTGCTTCTGGTATGGATGTGGGCCTTCCTGACGGTCAGATGGGTAACTCGGAAGTGGGTCACACCAACATCGGCGCTGGTCGAGTGGTATATCAGGACCTAACCCGTATCACTAAGTCTATCGCTGACGGCGAATTCGAACACACGCCAGCATTGGTTGAAGCGGTCGATACTGCGGTTAAAGCAGGCAAAGCGGTACACATCATGGGCCTAATGTCTCCAGGTGGCGTACACTCACACGAAGATCACATCTACGCAGCAGTAGAAATGGCTGCGGCACGCGGTGCTGAAAAGATTTACCTACACTGCTTCCTAGACGGCCGTGACACTCCACCACGCAGTGCAGAAAATTCTCTACAACGCTTCCAAGACCTATTTGCTAAGCTTGGCAAAGGCCGTATCGCCTCTCTTGTTGGTCGTTACTACGCAATGGACCGTGACAACAACTGGGATCGAGTTCAAGTAGCATACGACCTACTGACTCAAGCAAACGCAGAGTTTACTTACGATTCAGCAGTCGCGGGTCTTGAAGCGGCTTATGCTCGTGATGAAAACGACGAGTTCGTAAAAGCAACGGCTATTAAAGCGGAAGGCCAAGAAGACGCAGTCATGCAAGATGGCGATGCGGTGATCTTCATGAACTACCGTGCTGACCGCGCACGTCAAATCACCCGTACTTTTGTCCCTGCATTTGACGGCTTTGAACGCGCAGTATTCCCTGCAATCAACTTCGTAATGCTCACTCAATATGCAGCGGATATCCCACTAGCTATCGCCTTCCCACCAGCGTCTCTTGAGAACACTTACGGTGAGTGGCTATCTAAGCAAGGCAAAACTCAGCTACGTATCTCTGAAACTGAAAAATACGCACACGTCACTTTCTTCTTTAACGGCGGTGTGGAAAATGAGTTCGAAGGCGAAGAGCGTCAACTTGTTGCGTCTCCAAAAGTAGCCACCTACGACCTACAGCCTGAAATGAGCTCTGAAGAGCTGACTGAGAAGATGGTTGCTGCGATTAAGTCAGGCAAATACGACGCGATTATCTGTAACTACCCTAACCCAGACATGGTTGGCCACACAGGTGTGTACGAAGCAGCAGAAAAAGCCATTGAAGCTGTGGATTCTTGTGTCGGTAAAGTGGTTGCAGCGATTGAAGAAGTGGGTGGACAACTACTGATCACCGCTGACCACGGCAACGCAGAAATGATGGTGGATCCAGAAACAGGTGGTACGCACACCGCGCACACCAACCTACCTGTGCCACTTATCTACGTCGGTGACAAACAAGTTGAGTTCAAACAAGGCGGTAAACTGTCTGACCTAGCACCAACTATGCTGTCTCTAACTGGCCTAGAGATCCCTGCCGAGATGACAGGCGAAGTTCTGGTTAAATAA
- a CDS encoding DMT family transporter — protein MGYEWLALAAAFLWAVASLLSVVPAQHLGTFAYSRWRMGCTSVILGTMALVTGGWSSVELSAISAMMLSGVIGIFIGDTALFACLNRMGPRQAGLLFSCHAVFSAILGYFLFSETMNHLELLGSLLVFSGVLIAIFFGRKGQAANQLDAIKGNVWVGVGLGLVAALCQALGGIIAKPVMLTDIDPIAASAIRMMTAFAAHCLLFISGAKLARATQPMSIKIFSITAINGFLAMAVGMTLILYALKQGNVGMVALLSSTTPIMLLPILWVYSGKRPNRFAWIGAVLAVSGTGILVG, from the coding sequence ATGGGTTATGAATGGCTGGCACTGGCCGCGGCTTTTCTTTGGGCGGTGGCCAGCTTGCTCTCGGTTGTCCCAGCGCAACATCTTGGTACTTTTGCCTATAGCCGCTGGCGTATGGGCTGTACCTCAGTCATTCTCGGCACCATGGCGCTGGTCACGGGTGGCTGGTCAAGTGTCGAACTCAGCGCCATTTCGGCGATGATGCTATCGGGAGTGATCGGCATTTTCATTGGCGACACGGCTCTCTTTGCCTGTCTCAATAGAATGGGGCCAAGACAAGCTGGGCTGCTGTTCTCGTGCCATGCGGTGTTTTCTGCGATTTTGGGCTATTTCCTGTTTAGCGAAACCATGAATCACTTAGAGCTGCTCGGCTCACTGTTGGTGTTTTCTGGGGTGTTAATCGCGATTTTCTTTGGTCGCAAGGGCCAAGCCGCCAATCAGCTTGATGCGATTAAAGGCAATGTCTGGGTTGGCGTCGGCCTTGGTCTGGTGGCGGCACTGTGTCAGGCGCTGGGTGGTATCATTGCCAAACCGGTCATGTTGACAGACATCGATCCAATCGCCGCATCCGCCATCCGTATGATGACCGCTTTTGCCGCGCACTGCCTTTTGTTTATCAGTGGCGCCAAACTTGCTCGTGCCACTCAACCTATGAGTATCAAGATATTCTCCATTACTGCCATCAACGGTTTTCTCGCCATGGCGGTCGGTATGACACTGATCCTCTACGCGCTAAAACAAGGCAATGTTGGCATGGTAGCACTGCTCTCTTCTACCACCCCCATTATGTTGTTGCCTATACTTTGGGTTTACTCGGGCAAACGCCCAAACCGTTTTGCTTGGATAGGTGCAGTTTTGGCGGTCAGCGGAACTGGCATCTTAGTTGGGTAA
- a CDS encoding methyl-accepting chemotaxis protein — translation MRNTIKLKMQIAIAIVIAIVSGVQAWISVSQLKNETSAALNSEMANVSHATARYISDWLAIRSDMMLANEKVISEASDPQREMLITKRAGDFLSVYAGFEDGSIAYGDPSEDWPADYDPRTRPWYQDAMKASGLILTEPYQDFDGSIVVSFAKAFSGQKPGVLAADLTVTNIIDEVLNVTLDNDGFTFLVDGNNNIVAYQDEKLSQKPVTDLNPVLTANKIQALVTGATISTISWPNQGDKLVYMINVPSTDWSLGIAVDKSLAFASVTEQIQFTALASILLYLVIATVSTYTITKLLKPLQDLSLSLSQLSKGEGDLTQRIEIKRRDEIGEVAEHVNQFLAQMQTMISGIIQHSDTLAAQAVQANALSQQSSQQVEAQQNDVNQIATAIHEMSATAAEVASHAELTANASQTSSLACQDGKQVIQKNRQAIVELADQVMAASGVISELESNTQSINQILSTIQEIAEQTNLLALNAAIEAARAGEQGRGFAVVADEVRVLSQRTHGSTEEIRNMIETLQTNTKQAVSSMQSSTSLADTSVDYAQQAAESLGRITDAITEINDMALQIASAAEEQRAVSEDISRNTQGIKDASDVLAAQALQSSQSADNMRDSAQTMRKEVGRFKV, via the coding sequence ATGAGAAATACCATCAAACTCAAAATGCAGATTGCAATTGCGATCGTGATTGCCATCGTAAGTGGTGTCCAAGCTTGGATATCAGTAAGCCAACTCAAAAATGAAACCTCTGCTGCACTGAATAGCGAAATGGCGAATGTCAGCCATGCGACCGCCCGCTACATCAGCGACTGGTTAGCGATCCGCAGCGATATGATGCTGGCCAATGAAAAGGTCATCAGTGAGGCGAGTGACCCACAGCGTGAAATGCTGATCACCAAACGAGCGGGCGACTTTCTCTCTGTTTATGCAGGCTTTGAAGACGGATCCATCGCCTATGGTGACCCGAGCGAAGATTGGCCTGCCGATTACGATCCGAGAACGCGCCCTTGGTATCAAGATGCGATGAAAGCCTCAGGGCTTATCCTTACCGAACCCTACCAAGACTTTGATGGTAGTATTGTCGTCAGCTTTGCTAAGGCCTTTAGCGGACAAAAACCCGGCGTCCTGGCTGCCGATTTAACCGTCACCAACATTATTGATGAAGTGCTTAATGTCACGCTCGATAATGATGGTTTTACCTTCTTAGTCGATGGCAACAACAATATTGTCGCCTATCAAGATGAAAAGCTGAGTCAAAAACCGGTGACCGACCTTAACCCAGTGCTGACCGCGAACAAGATCCAAGCCTTAGTCACTGGTGCCACGATTTCAACCATCAGTTGGCCGAATCAAGGTGACAAACTGGTGTACATGATCAATGTCCCCTCAACCGATTGGTCACTTGGCATCGCGGTCGACAAGTCCCTCGCCTTTGCCTCAGTGACAGAGCAAATCCAGTTCACCGCATTGGCCTCAATCCTTCTCTACCTAGTGATTGCGACTGTTAGTACTTACACCATCACTAAGCTGTTAAAGCCACTTCAAGACCTCTCGCTGTCGTTGTCTCAACTGTCAAAAGGCGAAGGCGACTTAACCCAACGCATTGAGATTAAGCGTCGTGATGAGATTGGTGAAGTGGCCGAGCACGTCAATCAGTTCTTAGCGCAAATGCAGACCATGATCAGCGGGATCATTCAGCACAGCGACACTCTCGCAGCTCAAGCTGTGCAAGCGAACGCACTGTCGCAACAATCTTCCCAGCAAGTTGAAGCGCAGCAAAACGATGTCAACCAGATTGCCACCGCCATTCACGAAATGTCGGCGACCGCTGCAGAAGTGGCCAGTCACGCCGAGCTAACCGCGAATGCTTCGCAAACCTCATCATTGGCCTGCCAGGATGGCAAACAAGTGATCCAGAAAAACCGCCAAGCGATTGTTGAACTGGCCGATCAGGTGATGGCTGCGTCAGGCGTCATCTCGGAGCTTGAAAGCAACACCCAAAGCATCAACCAAATCTTGTCCACCATTCAAGAAATCGCTGAACAGACCAACTTGCTGGCTCTTAATGCCGCAATTGAAGCAGCGCGAGCAGGGGAACAAGGTCGCGGCTTTGCCGTGGTAGCCGATGAAGTTCGCGTGCTCAGTCAACGAACTCACGGTTCGACCGAAGAGATTCGCAATATGATTGAAACACTGCAGACCAACACCAAACAAGCCGTGAGCAGTATGCAGAGCAGCACATCACTGGCTGATACCAGTGTCGACTACGCGCAGCAAGCCGCAGAAAGCTTAGGCCGAATCACAGATGCCATCACTGAAATTAACGATATGGCGTTGCAGATTGCCAGCGCCGCTGAAGAGCAGCGTGCGGTGAGCGAAGACATCAGTCGTAACACCCAAGGAATCAAAGACGCCTCTGACGTCCTTGCAGCACAAGCACTTCAAAGCAGTCAAAGTGCTGACAATATGCGCGACTCGGCTCAGACCATGCGTAAGGAGGTCGGACGCTTCAAAGTTTAA
- a CDS encoding murein hydrolase activator EnvC family protein, whose product MVVIANRILSASKTLFALGLILSACSFAPSYAASNDELKGVSGEISRQKQSLSTQKKKLDDLQQSLKSQEITINRLENEIKQTKRSLASTNSNIANLENKVSQLAQQKQQQSDKLAELIQTYYVTQRAKSSSKILNQGVEEDRISQYFQHLAKQRADTIAELEQVVAELANSREQLELEKQQITGLLKQQTQKRDQLAKAQSQRKGTVSQIRKSISNDQVYLSELQRNETRLKAEIAKAAKRNNVPMDGLAKQKGKLPWPLKGKVLHNYGSRQTGQINWKGMVIDANYGQAVKSVYSGTVVFADYLRGYGLVVLLDHGQGDMTLYGFNQSLLKKEGDKVFAGETIALAGDTGGQPQPSLYFEIRRNSKTQNPKSWLTR is encoded by the coding sequence ATGGTGGTGATTGCAAACCGGATACTCTCAGCAAGCAAAACGCTTTTTGCCCTTGGACTGATACTCTCCGCCTGTTCATTTGCGCCTAGCTACGCCGCCAGTAACGACGAACTCAAAGGCGTCAGTGGTGAAATTTCACGTCAAAAACAGTCTTTATCAACCCAGAAAAAGAAACTAGACGACCTCCAGCAATCGCTAAAAAGCCAAGAAATCACCATCAATCGGCTAGAAAATGAAATTAAGCAGACCAAACGTTCTTTGGCCAGCACCAACAGCAATATCGCTAACCTCGAAAACAAAGTAAGCCAACTTGCGCAGCAAAAACAGCAACAAAGCGATAAGCTGGCTGAACTGATCCAAACTTATTACGTCACTCAACGCGCCAAGTCTTCCAGCAAGATCCTCAATCAAGGAGTTGAAGAGGACAGGATCAGCCAATACTTCCAACATTTGGCAAAACAGCGGGCCGACACCATCGCTGAGCTGGAACAAGTCGTGGCAGAGCTGGCCAACAGTCGAGAGCAACTTGAGTTAGAAAAGCAACAGATCACAGGCTTGCTCAAGCAACAAACCCAGAAGCGCGATCAATTAGCTAAAGCGCAGTCACAGCGCAAAGGGACAGTTTCCCAGATACGTAAAAGCATTTCCAATGACCAAGTCTACCTATCGGAGTTGCAACGCAACGAAACTCGCCTCAAAGCAGAAATCGCTAAGGCAGCCAAGCGTAATAACGTGCCGATGGATGGCTTAGCAAAACAAAAAGGGAAGTTGCCTTGGCCACTAAAAGGCAAGGTGCTCCACAACTACGGGTCGCGTCAAACGGGGCAAATCAATTGGAAAGGTATGGTCATCGATGCCAACTATGGTCAAGCGGTAAAGTCAGTTTACTCCGGCACCGTGGTCTTTGCTGATTACTTACGCGGCTACGGCTTAGTGGTGCTGCTCGATCACGGCCAGGGTGATATGACGCTGTACGGTTTTAATCAAAGCCTACTGAAAAAAGAGGGGGATAAAGTCTTCGCTGGTGAAACCATTGCTTTGGCCGGGGATACAGGAGGCCAACCTCAACCTTCTCTCTACTTTGAAATCCGTCGTAACAGTAAAACGCAAAACCCTAAGAGCTGGCTCACCCGCTAG
- a CDS encoding DHH family phosphoesterase, protein MHFDVFNGDADGIIALLQLRLAEPKDSTLVTGVKRDIQLLDRVGAVAGDRVVALDISMQKNKAALEKILAAGAEVFYADHHQAGDIPQNANLAAHIDLDANICTALIIDQLLEGRFRTWAMTAAYGDNLIAKADQLADEMELNLEQKAQLKELGTLINYNGYGSEVEDLHFHPAALFQALLAYDDPFAVIADQHSPFHVLRKAYQADMDEALSISPTYRSAEVALFELPNQASSRRVSGVYGNHLANQNPSSAHAVLTENGDGQYTVSLRAPLNNKQGAGDICALFPTGGGRAAAAGINALPKEQLNAFIEAVERYYRD, encoded by the coding sequence ATGCATTTTGACGTTTTTAATGGTGATGCCGATGGCATTATCGCACTACTCCAGCTTCGCTTGGCCGAACCGAAAGACTCAACCTTAGTGACAGGGGTGAAGCGCGATATTCAGTTGCTCGATAGAGTAGGGGCGGTGGCCGGTGATCGTGTGGTTGCGCTAGACATCTCGATGCAAAAGAATAAAGCTGCTCTCGAGAAGATACTCGCTGCAGGCGCAGAGGTTTTTTATGCTGATCACCATCAGGCTGGCGACATTCCTCAAAACGCCAACTTAGCTGCTCATATTGATCTCGACGCCAACATCTGCACCGCGCTGATTATTGATCAGTTGCTTGAGGGGCGTTTTCGCACTTGGGCGATGACTGCCGCGTATGGTGACAATCTGATCGCCAAGGCTGATCAATTGGCGGATGAGATGGAGTTGAACTTAGAGCAAAAAGCACAGCTAAAAGAGTTGGGAACCTTAATCAATTACAATGGCTACGGCTCTGAAGTTGAAGATTTACACTTCCACCCCGCCGCGCTATTCCAAGCGCTTTTGGCCTATGATGATCCTTTCGCTGTCATTGCTGATCAACACTCACCATTTCACGTTTTACGCAAGGCTTATCAGGCCGATATGGATGAGGCGCTGTCGATATCACCCACTTACCGCAGCGCCGAGGTTGCACTCTTCGAGCTGCCAAATCAGGCTTCCTCTCGTAGGGTCAGTGGTGTGTATGGCAATCATTTGGCGAATCAAAACCCAAGCTCTGCCCATGCGGTATTAACCGAAAACGGTGATGGTCAATACACAGTCTCGTTACGCGCTCCGCTAAACAACAAGCAAGGTGCCGGGGATATTTGTGCGCTGTTTCCTACTGGAGGGGGGCGAGCCGCCGCGGCAGGTATCAATGCATTGCCAAAAGAGCAGCTAAACGCTTTTATCGAGGCAGTCGAGCGCTACTACCGCGATTAA